From Hippea alviniae EP5-r, the proteins below share one genomic window:
- a CDS encoding McrC family protein — protein MKNQQLKTVIEYEEIKPSEIGDPFKELEEFAKQNPTVLSFTRNGNLKSQNYVGIIQTKLGFVLEILPKISDEEDKDKSKAVLLRMLKTLRDSPFRNYQMANLKIEKLPIFEIFIKMFLDELGILIRKGIKNDYVLQEENLPYLKGKLKISEHIIKNLIHKEKFFVEYNEYMQNRVENQIIKTTLLFLQKKTKRFQKLIRKYLFVFDDVDEIYDVKSAFAKISLDRTIKYYENVLIFCKIFLLNRSFSPYKGDSVAFALLFDMNRLFEDYVGSYFKKHYKNVVLQHREYHLLRQGGEKFFNLRPDIYMEDENIILDTKWKIIKEEKDISQDDLYQMFTYAMRYNSHKVYLIYPKIQDLKIDDFEFCGTDNKKLYIRFFDVDGDFEREDLIRLN, from the coding sequence ATGAAGAATCAACAATTGAAAACGGTAATTGAATACGAAGAGATTAAACCTTCTGAAATTGGCGATCCGTTTAAAGAGTTAGAAGAATTCGCCAAGCAAAATCCGACCGTCTTGAGTTTTACAAGAAACGGCAACTTGAAGTCCCAAAACTATGTAGGAATTATTCAAACAAAATTGGGATTTGTTTTAGAAATTTTGCCCAAAATTTCCGACGAAGAAGATAAAGATAAATCAAAAGCAGTGCTTTTGAGAATGTTAAAAACTTTAAGGGATAGCCCGTTTAGAAATTATCAAATGGCCAACTTAAAAATAGAAAAATTACCGATTTTTGAAATTTTTATTAAGATGTTTTTGGACGAGCTGGGCATTTTAATAAGAAAAGGCATAAAAAATGATTATGTCTTACAAGAAGAGAATCTGCCTTATTTGAAAGGTAAGTTAAAGATATCAGAACACATTATTAAAAATTTAATTCACAAAGAGAAATTTTTTGTGGAATATAATGAATATATGCAAAATAGGGTTGAAAATCAAATCATTAAAACCACACTTCTCTTCCTACAGAAAAAAACTAAAAGGTTTCAAAAACTGATAAGAAAGTATCTGTTTGTGTTTGATGATGTTGACGAAATATATGATGTAAAGTCTGCGTTTGCAAAAATAAGCTTAGATAGAACTATAAAATATTATGAAAATGTGTTAATCTTTTGCAAAATCTTTTTGTTAAATAGATCTTTTTCTCCATATAAGGGCGATAGTGTGGCTTTTGCTTTGCTTTTTGATATGAATAGATTATTTGAAGATTATGTAGGTAGTTATTTCAAGAAGCATTATAAAAACGTAGTGCTCCAACACAGAGAATATCATCTTCTAAGACAGGGAGGCGAAAAATTCTTTAATCTCAGACCTGATATATACATGGAAGACGAAAATATCATACTCGATACGAAATGGAAAATTATTAAGGAAGAGAAAGACATCTCTCAAGATGATTTATATCAGATGTTTACCTATGCCATGAGATACAACAGTCATAAAGTATATTTAATATATCCTAAAATACAAGATTTGAAAATAGACGATTTTGAATTTTGCGGAACAGATAATAAAAAACTTTATATTAGGTTTTTTGATGTTGACGGTGATTTTGAGAGAGAAGATTTAATAAGGCTTAATTAA
- a CDS encoding Fic family protein has product MKPDPNKPFNNLPFLPPKDFSETDVILKQLIKTHKALAELKGYSELLPNKDIILSSITIKEAKDSSEIENIITTHDELYKSLILRKNITKPEVKEVINYRKAIYKGYNLIKKHWLLTTNIIIEIQKEIEGNSAGIRKLPGTKLINDKTNEVYYTPPDREEIILNLLKNLEEFINSDEDGFDPLTKLALIHYQFEAIQPFYDANGRTGRIINVLYLVLKNLLSEPFLYLSGYLTEHKSEYYRLLRNVTYKNEWEEWVVFMLKAIEETSFRTLNLSKKIVEAMNETSEKIKSQIPKIYSKELVEILYSNVYTKISMLVDNKIASRNIAARYLKELEKIGIVKSEKVGKEKIFINSRLFEILKSQ; this is encoded by the coding sequence ATGAAACCTGACCCCAATAAGCCTTTTAATAATTTACCTTTCCTGCCACCTAAGGATTTTTCAGAAACTGATGTAATTTTAAAACAGTTAATAAAAACACATAAAGCTTTGGCTGAGTTAAAAGGTTATTCAGAGCTTTTGCCTAACAAGGATATAATATTAAGCTCAATAACGATAAAGGAAGCCAAAGACAGCTCTGAGATTGAAAATATAATAACAACTCACGATGAACTTTATAAATCCCTTATTTTGAGGAAAAATATCACAAAACCTGAAGTTAAAGAAGTAATCAACTACAGAAAAGCCATTTACAAAGGGTATAACTTGATTAAAAAGCATTGGCTGTTAACCACGAATATCATTATAGAAATTCAGAAAGAGATAGAAGGCAATAGCGCCGGCATTAGAAAACTCCCTGGAACAAAGCTTATCAACGATAAAACAAATGAAGTGTACTATACACCACCAGATAGAGAAGAGATTATTTTGAATCTTTTAAAGAACTTGGAAGAGTTTATAAACTCTGACGAAGATGGATTCGACCCTTTAACCAAACTCGCATTAATACATTATCAGTTTGAGGCAATTCAGCCATTCTATGATGCAAATGGCAGAACAGGCAGGATTATAAATGTTTTATATTTAGTGTTAAAAAACCTTTTAAGCGAACCCTTTTTATACTTGAGTGGGTATTTAACAGAACATAAAAGCGAATATTACAGATTGTTGAGAAATGTTACCTACAAAAACGAATGGGAAGAGTGGGTTGTCTTTATGCTGAAGGCTATAGAAGAGACATCTTTTAGAACGCTGAATTTAAGCAAAAAGATTGTGGAAGCTATGAACGAGACTTCAGAAAAGATAAAATCTCAGATACCCAAGATATATTCAAAAGAACTTGTCGAGATTTTATATTCCAATGTATATACAAAAATCTCTATGCTTGTTGACAATAAGATAGCATCAAGAAATATAGCTGCCAGATACTTAAAAGAACTTGAAAAAATTGGCATAGTTAAAAGTGAGAAGGTTGGCAAAGAAAAGATTTTTATTAACAGTAGACTTTTTGAGATACTTAAGAGTCAATAA
- a CDS encoding tyrosine-type recombinase/integrase: MAKFFSMKKYPGVTYYESSERRFNGKPDRCYYIRYVDPSGKRIREKIGWESEGITAKYAFEIRNERLRNIRLGEEVIPIQKKKKQKITFDEFMSEKYLPYSKDNKNSSSYQREYQLYNAWIKPIIGEKTLKDISPFDLEKVKKEMKEEGKAPRTIEYALAVVRQAFNMAINWGIYSGINPATKVKKPKEDNKRIRFLSPEEAGNLLEELKKHSKQTYEMAYLSLYTGMRAGEIFNLKWEDIDFDNGIIYIKNSKNKTDRVAYMTDGVKEMLLDKKRDLKEESGLVFKSSKGEKITKISHSFFRAVNALGLNDNVVDRKDRVVFHTLRHTFASWLAIKGTPIYTIKELMGHKTLAMTERYSHLIPDIKRKAVEDLENVSRDLNSKTEDKIKSNKSS; the protein is encoded by the coding sequence ATGGCTAAATTTTTTAGCATGAAGAAGTATCCTGGAGTGACATATTACGAAAGCAGTGAGAGAAGATTTAACGGAAAACCAGATAGGTGTTACTACATCAGATATGTTGATCCTTCTGGTAAGCGCATAAGGGAGAAAATAGGATGGGAAAGCGAAGGTATAACTGCCAAATATGCCTTTGAGATAAGAAACGAAAGGCTAAGAAATATAAGACTTGGAGAAGAAGTAATACCTATCCAAAAGAAGAAAAAACAAAAAATTACATTTGATGAGTTTATGAGTGAGAAGTATCTGCCCTACTCTAAAGACAACAAAAACAGCTCAAGCTATCAAAGGGAGTATCAGTTATACAACGCATGGATTAAGCCAATTATAGGAGAAAAAACTCTGAAGGATATATCTCCCTTTGACCTTGAGAAAGTAAAAAAAGAAATGAAAGAAGAAGGTAAAGCTCCAAGAACAATAGAGTATGCTTTAGCTGTTGTCAGACAGGCATTCAATATGGCAATAAACTGGGGAATATATTCAGGGATAAACCCAGCAACTAAGGTTAAAAAACCAAAAGAAGACAATAAAAGAATTAGATTTTTATCACCTGAAGAAGCAGGCAATTTGCTTGAAGAGCTAAAGAAACATAGCAAACAGACCTACGAAATGGCGTATTTGAGCCTATACACTGGCATGAGAGCAGGTGAGATATTCAATCTCAAGTGGGAAGATATAGATTTTGATAATGGGATAATATACATAAAAAACTCTAAAAACAAAACCGACAGGGTTGCATATATGACAGATGGCGTTAAAGAAATGCTGCTTGATAAAAAGAGAGACTTAAAAGAAGAGAGTGGCCTTGTATTTAAAAGCTCCAAGGGTGAAAAGATAACCAAAATATCACACTCATTCTTTAGAGCAGTCAATGCTTTAGGGTTGAATGATAATGTAGTTGATAGAAAAGATAGAGTTGTTTTCCACACCCTTAGGCACACTTTTGCTTCCTGGCTTGCCATAAAAGGAACACCTATCTATACAATTAAAGAGCTTATGGGACACAAAACCTTAGCTATGACAGAGCGCTACTCTCACCTTATACCGGATATAAAAAGGAAAGCCGTAGAAGACCTTGAAAATGTAAGCAGAGATTTAAATTCCAAAACAGAAGACAAAATAAAATCAAATAAAAGTAGCTAA
- a CDS encoding ABC transporter substrate-binding protein — protein MKSKIVWGIIILFFFGFWQTAFSERVFTFIPQWRPQAQFAGFYVAYDKGFYKKYGIDVKFLSGGPDAPSEEYLKEGKADFATMWLSTAIKLKANGVDLVNIAQIFQRSSLVLVAWKNKVKSIRDLNGKKIGVWGSSFMVPFRAFLNKYKIKCKIVPKMSSINLFLMGGVDAATAMWYNEYNEIINSGVQPDQLTIFMFYKYGLNFPEDGIYVLRKTYDRYPTQCRAFVKASIEGWLYAFKHPEEAVRIVMKYMFKAHVPTNRAHQEWMLKSVKKAFFYGGKIGILNKKEYEFVAKTLKRQGLIDKIPPFDSFYKGCYGK, from the coding sequence GTGAAATCAAAGATTGTGTGGGGCATTATTATATTATTTTTTTTCGGGTTTTGGCAAACTGCTTTTTCTGAGAGAGTTTTTACTTTTATTCCACAGTGGCGTCCACAGGCACAGTTTGCAGGATTTTATGTTGCTTACGATAAGGGCTTTTATAAAAAATATGGTATAGATGTTAAATTTTTATCAGGTGGGCCTGATGCACCTTCTGAAGAGTATCTAAAAGAAGGTAAAGCTGATTTTGCCACAATGTGGCTTTCGACAGCAATAAAACTTAAAGCCAACGGTGTTGACCTTGTAAATATAGCTCAAATCTTTCAACGCTCATCGCTTGTTTTGGTTGCATGGAAAAACAAGGTTAAATCAATAAGAGATTTAAATGGAAAAAAGATAGGCGTATGGGGCTCATCCTTTATGGTCCCTTTTAGAGCATTTCTAAACAAATACAAGATAAAGTGTAAGATAGTTCCAAAAATGAGCTCTATAAACCTGTTTTTGATGGGCGGTGTAGATGCTGCAACTGCCATGTGGTATAACGAATACAACGAGATTATAAACTCAGGAGTTCAACCAGACCAGCTGACGATTTTTATGTTTTACAAGTATGGTTTAAATTTTCCTGAAGATGGCATATATGTGTTGAGAAAGACTTATGATAGATACCCTACGCAGTGCAGGGCTTTTGTAAAGGCAAGTATAGAAGGATGGCTGTATGCGTTTAAGCATCCAGAAGAAGCAGTGAGAATAGTAATGAAATATATGTTTAAAGCTCATGTTCCAACAAATAGAGCTCATCAAGAGTGGATGTTAAAAAGTGTGAAAAAAGCATTCTTTTATGGTGGTAAGATAGGGATTTTAAATAAAAAAGAGTATGAGTTTGTGGCAAAGACTTTAAAGAGACAGGGTTTAATAGATAAAATTCCGCCTTTCGACTCGTTTTATAAAGGCTGTTATGGGAAATAA
- a CDS encoding SpoIIE family protein phosphatase encodes MGNKSIAFKFASYIIATTSLILALMFTYSYIYSTRIIKEKIEENAKNLTQSVVNKIDAILLPIQKIPSSLAIFLENSDLSEKELLKLIKETVENNPDIYGCTVAFEPYKFDRAKLYFAPYYYRSGNKIKFKYVGSSSYRYFYWDWYQIPKELGKAVWSEPYYGKGSQSIMSTYSVPFYKVENGKKIFMGVVAVDVSLDWLKKMISSIKIGESGYAFLISKYGRFITYPKKRFIMNETIFTVAEEYNNPHIRKIGMMMIHGKTGLVLTKSILTGKECWLSFAPISSNGWSVGVMFPKQELLLPIKKLNINLLLLGVFGFGMLVMLIFIISRSITKPIVALGEITKDVSKGRLDIEIPYTHLKDEIGGLAKSFEQMKKSLKLYIENLKETTAAKERIESELDIASKIQSSMLPCSFLPDIKEFDIYAVMKPARKVGGDFYDFFFVEKNKLCFLIGDVSGKGVPASLFMAIIRYLIKTDALRGLSPAETLTRVNRIIAQDNERCMFATVFMGILNTENGEIEFANAGHLPPVVCYSESTGFIKVKNGFVVGVMKEAHFENQSIKLNKNDTIFLYTDGVTEAINKNSEQFGKDRLIKALSENCSKDTQGMVKDILNRINEFAQGVNQYDDITMLALKYIGLVDKPSPSKE; translated from the coding sequence ATGGGAAATAAAAGCATTGCGTTTAAATTTGCATCTTACATTATAGCTACAACATCTCTAATTCTTGCGTTAATGTTTACATATAGCTATATCTATTCGACAAGAATAATAAAGGAAAAAATAGAAGAGAATGCTAAAAACTTGACTCAATCCGTTGTAAACAAAATAGATGCCATTCTGCTTCCTATTCAAAAGATTCCAAGCTCTCTTGCCATATTTCTTGAAAACTCTGATTTGTCGGAGAAAGAGTTATTAAAGCTTATAAAAGAGACGGTTGAAAACAATCCAGACATATACGGATGCACGGTTGCATTTGAGCCGTATAAATTCGATAGAGCAAAGCTCTATTTTGCACCATACTACTACAGGTCGGGCAATAAAATAAAGTTCAAATATGTAGGAAGCAGCTCTTACAGGTACTTTTACTGGGATTGGTATCAAATACCCAAAGAGCTCGGTAAAGCCGTGTGGAGTGAACCATACTATGGCAAGGGTAGTCAAAGTATAATGTCAACATATTCCGTTCCCTTTTATAAGGTTGAAAATGGGAAAAAGATTTTTATGGGTGTTGTTGCAGTTGATGTATCGTTGGATTGGCTAAAAAAGATGATATCTTCAATAAAAATAGGAGAGAGTGGCTATGCTTTTTTAATCTCAAAATACGGAAGGTTCATAACCTATCCAAAAAAGAGATTCATAATGAACGAAACAATCTTCACAGTGGCAGAAGAATACAACAATCCCCATATCAGAAAAATCGGAATGATGATGATACACGGCAAAACTGGTCTCGTTCTTACAAAAAGCATCTTAACAGGCAAAGAGTGTTGGCTCTCTTTTGCTCCAATCTCATCAAACGGCTGGTCAGTGGGAGTCATGTTCCCAAAACAAGAGCTCCTTTTGCCTATAAAAAAGCTCAACATAAACCTTCTGCTTCTTGGTGTATTTGGCTTTGGAATGCTGGTTATGTTAATCTTTATAATATCCCGCTCAATAACAAAACCCATCGTGGCTTTAGGTGAAATAACAAAAGATGTATCAAAAGGCAGGCTCGACATAGAGATTCCATACACACATTTAAAAGACGAAATCGGCGGGCTTGCAAAATCCTTCGAACAGATGAAAAAATCCTTAAAGCTCTATATAGAAAACTTAAAAGAAACAACAGCCGCAAAAGAAAGAATAGAAAGCGAGCTCGACATAGCCTCAAAAATACAGTCAAGCATGTTGCCATGCTCATTCCTTCCAGACATAAAAGAGTTCGACATATACGCTGTGATGAAACCAGCAAGAAAGGTTGGTGGTGATTTTTATGATTTTTTCTTTGTGGAAAAGAATAAACTCTGTTTTCTTATAGGCGATGTATCGGGTAAAGGCGTTCCTGCTTCTTTGTTTATGGCAATAATAAGGTATCTAATAAAAACGGATGCGTTAAGAGGGCTCTCACCAGCAGAAACCTTAACCCGAGTAAACAGAATCATAGCTCAAGATAACGAAAGGTGTATGTTTGCGACTGTTTTTATGGGTATTTTAAATACCGAAAATGGCGAAATAGAGTTTGCCAACGCAGGGCATTTGCCACCTGTTGTATGCTATTCTGAATCTACGGGTTTTATTAAAGTTAAAAACGGATTTGTTGTTGGAGTGATGAAAGAAGCACACTTTGAGAACCAGTCGATTAAGCTTAACAAGAACGACACAATCTTTTTATATACAGATGGCGTAACAGAAGCGATAAATAAGAACAGTGAGCAGTTTGGTAAAGATAGATTGATTAAAGCTTTGTCTGAAAATTGCTCCAAAGATACTCAAGGGATGGTAAAAGATATATTAAACAGAATAAACGAATTTGCTCAAGGTGTGAATCAATACGATGATATAACGATGCTTGCTTTGAAGTATATAGGTTTAGTCGATAAACCATCTCCTTCTAAAGAGTGA
- a CDS encoding molybdate ABC transporter permease subunit, which translates to MRLTQISFVFTIILTLFLVSIIAYGFIKVNPKDIVALFGDGEFLSAVWFGLKTSSMATMLSAVFGIPSGFFLARSNSMFSRILDSFFDIPLIIPPLIVGTLLLTLFNAPFIKSFYSFIFTTAGATIAQFFVAFPFSVKASKNAFELIPPTYERIAMTLGASNFSSFYDTTFKLAFSSIMSGLMLTWLRSLGEFGATLMVGGGIAYKTANIPINIYLKMTEGNFNEGLAASILIVVVSFVAVIVIKSLFRRRWFID; encoded by the coding sequence ATGAGATTGACGCAGATATCCTTTGTTTTTACCATAATTCTAACACTGTTTCTTGTAAGCATAATTGCTTATGGTTTTATTAAGGTTAATCCAAAAGATATTGTTGCGCTGTTTGGCGATGGAGAATTTCTAAGTGCAGTATGGTTTGGATTGAAAACTTCTTCAATGGCGACAATGCTCTCTGCTGTTTTCGGCATACCTTCTGGCTTCTTTTTAGCAAGAAGCAACAGCATGTTTTCTCGCATATTGGACTCGTTTTTTGATATACCACTTATAATTCCGCCTTTAATCGTTGGAACCTTACTTCTTACACTCTTCAACGCACCATTCATTAAATCCTTTTACTCTTTTATATTTACAACGGCTGGTGCAACTATAGCTCAATTCTTCGTCGCTTTTCCATTCAGTGTTAAAGCATCAAAAAATGCCTTTGAACTCATACCACCAACATACGAAAGAATTGCTATGACTCTTGGCGCTTCAAACTTCTCTTCCTTTTACGACACAACTTTCAAGCTCGCCTTTAGCAGTATTATGTCTGGGCTAATGTTAACATGGCTTAGAAGCTTAGGTGAATTCGGAGCAACATTAATGGTTGGTGGCGGTATAGCTTACAAGACGGCAAACATACCGATAAACATTTATCTTAAAATGACAGAAGGCAACTTTAACGAAGGACTCGCAGCAAGTATTTTAATCGTGGTAGTATCTTTTGTAGCCGTTATAGTTATAAAATCACTCTTTAGAAGGAGATGGTTTATCGACTAA
- a CDS encoding substrate-binding domain-containing protein, protein MLKQTLKILTVLLFTFLIAKTSALAETLYWFTGAAVKKPTLEIADMFNKTRKNKVIVIAGGTGQVLQQMILSNKGDVYGCMDPKFFQIAKSKGLVVKYKKFLKLIPVFGVSEKAKDKIHTFYDLFKNDIKIAAGNPKTMALGKTYLFILNRLPENLRERMKQNVKIEAVNISQIINYIKMGIVDAGILFRATAKVNHIKYVNIPSEYNKIKTAYLAEMVFGKNKKAKDELFNFILKHLYVFEKYGYKVILQ, encoded by the coding sequence ATGCTTAAACAAACTCTAAAAATCCTAACTGTTTTACTTTTTACCTTTTTAATAGCTAAAACATCAGCTTTAGCCGAGACACTTTACTGGTTTACAGGTGCTGCAGTTAAAAAACCAACGCTCGAGATAGCAGACATGTTTAACAAAACACGCAAAAACAAGGTTATCGTCATAGCTGGCGGGACAGGACAAGTCCTTCAGCAGATGATACTCTCAAACAAAGGCGATGTCTATGGTTGCATGGACCCTAAATTCTTTCAGATTGCAAAATCAAAAGGGCTCGTGGTTAAATATAAGAAATTTTTAAAGCTCATCCCTGTATTCGGAGTATCAGAAAAAGCCAAAGACAAAATACACACATTTTATGACCTGTTTAAAAACGACATAAAAATAGCAGCAGGAAACCCAAAGACTATGGCATTAGGAAAAACATATCTGTTTATATTGAACAGATTACCAGAGAATTTAAGAGAAAGGATGAAACAGAATGTAAAAATAGAAGCAGTCAATATATCTCAAATCATCAACTACATAAAGATGGGTATCGTCGATGCAGGCATACTGTTTAGGGCAACAGCCAAAGTAAACCATATCAAATATGTAAACATACCTTCAGAATACAACAAGATAAAAACGGCTTATCTTGCAGAGATGGTGTTTGGCAAAAACAAAAAGGCAAAAGATGAGCTATTTAACTTCATCTTGAAACATTTATATGTATTTGAAAAATACGGATACAAGGTAATCTTGCAATGA
- a CDS encoding ABC transporter ATP-binding protein, whose protein sequence is MISINIKKRLGNFNLSLKFELKAFKNIIFGASGSGKSSLLKMIAGFYDPDDGHIIINNKTFFSKKDKISLSIQARSVGYLPQEYTLFPNMSIRENIEYGLKKRKIKDEIGIEQIAKKFGIFDCLNKYPYQISGGQKQRTALARALIAKPNLLLLDEPFSALDKPTREELRELVSEIADSFSIPVLFVTHDSEEAFVFGDEVVVIKDGKVIEYGKKNKIFNEPLFIDTAELLDFSNIWKIKRIDSSTVRLENNLKLVCNPIKKAEFCCIKPENVMILRKDIDTSNKENRIDVIIEKINFRGRYINLTTKTENGFKIKINIPPHVLDKMKLKKGDSITVSLKKDSLIFCRRFNDA, encoded by the coding sequence GTGATTTCTATCAACATCAAAAAGAGACTTGGGAATTTTAATCTATCGTTAAAGTTTGAGCTAAAAGCTTTCAAAAATATCATCTTTGGAGCATCTGGAAGCGGCAAATCATCGCTGCTTAAAATGATAGCAGGATTTTACGACCCGGATGATGGTCATATCATAATAAACAACAAAACCTTTTTCTCAAAAAAAGATAAGATTTCTCTGTCTATTCAGGCAAGAAGTGTCGGTTATCTGCCGCAAGAATATACACTATTTCCAAACATGAGCATAAGGGAAAACATAGAGTATGGATTAAAAAAACGCAAAATTAAAGACGAAATTGGTATCGAACAGATTGCTAAAAAGTTTGGAATTTTTGACTGTTTAAACAAATATCCTTACCAAATCTCTGGTGGTCAAAAACAGAGAACTGCTTTAGCGCGAGCGTTAATTGCAAAACCAAACCTGCTTCTGCTTGACGAACCATTCAGTGCACTTGATAAACCTACAAGAGAAGAGTTAAGAGAGCTCGTTTCTGAAATAGCCGATAGTTTCTCAATCCCTGTTCTATTCGTAACTCACGATTCCGAAGAAGCATTCGTCTTTGGCGACGAAGTGGTGGTTATAAAAGATGGAAAAGTTATAGAGTATGGAAAAAAGAACAAAATCTTTAATGAGCCTTTATTCATTGATACGGCAGAGCTATTGGACTTTTCAAACATATGGAAAATCAAAAGAATAGACAGCTCAACCGTAAGACTTGAAAACAACCTTAAACTTGTATGCAATCCAATTAAAAAAGCAGAGTTCTGTTGCATAAAACCAGAAAATGTAATGATTTTAAGAAAGGATATAGATACAAGCAACAAAGAAAACAGAATTGATGTCATTATAGAAAAAATCAATTTCAGGGGCCGATACATAAACCTTACCACAAAAACAGAAAACGGCTTTAAAATAAAAATTAACATACCGCCACATGTCTTGGATAAGATGAAATTAAAAAAGGGTGATTCTATAACGGTATCTTTAAAAAAAGATTCCCTAATCTTCTGCAGGAGGTTTAACGATGCTTAA
- the thrS gene encoding threonine--tRNA ligase, giving the protein MKIEKGTNLLEYVKKNKLKDIIAAKIDGKIIDLDSTLDEDKEVEFISVNSEEGLEILRHSAAHIMAQAVQHVFGNAKFAIGPAIENGFYYDMDVGRTITDEDLKKIEKEMKKIVGANYKFERTEMPKEEAIKLFEEKGDEYKVEILKDIDEDVVSLYQQGDFVDLCRGPHIPSTGYLKHFKLLSVAGAYFKGDETRPMLQRIYGAAFATKEDLDKYLKFLEEVKKRDHRKLGRQLDLFSINDEVGPGLIIWHPKGAMLRYLIEEFERKEHLKRGYEFVKGPEILRTELWKRSGHFDHYRENMYFTEIDGQSFGIKPMNCLGHIQVYKSKKRSYRELPKRYFELGVVHRHEKSGVLHGLLRVREFTQDDAHIFCRPDQLNDEIIGVLEFVQDVMDIFGFEYELEISTRPENSIGTDEQWELATNALINALENTGRKYEINEGDGAFYGPKIDVKLKDAIGRKWQCATIQCDFTLPERFELTYIDEDGKEKQPVMVHRVILGSIERFIAILIENYEGDFPLWIAPVQGRIIPVSEKHLDYAHRLYEELKDKGFRIELEERNETVGKKIRFAETEKIPYALIVGDKEVESNTVSVRRRKEGDLGCMDIDSLVEKWNKEIADRR; this is encoded by the coding sequence ATGAAAATAGAAAAAGGCACCAATCTTTTGGAGTATGTTAAAAAGAATAAATTAAAGGATATTATTGCGGCTAAAATAGACGGCAAGATAATAGACCTTGATAGTACGCTTGATGAAGATAAAGAAGTTGAGTTTATAAGTGTAAATTCCGAAGAGGGCCTTGAGATTTTGAGACACTCTGCAGCTCATATAATGGCTCAGGCTGTCCAGCATGTTTTCGGTAATGCCAAGTTTGCCATAGGTCCTGCAATTGAAAACGGCTTTTATTACGATATGGATGTGGGCAGGACTATAACCGATGAAGATTTGAAGAAGATAGAAAAAGAGATGAAAAAGATAGTCGGTGCGAATTACAAGTTTGAGCGCACCGAGATGCCAAAGGAAGAAGCGATTAAGCTCTTTGAAGAGAAGGGCGATGAGTATAAAGTTGAGATTTTGAAGGATATAGATGAAGATGTTGTGAGCCTGTATCAGCAGGGCGATTTTGTTGATTTATGTAGAGGCCCACACATACCTTCAACGGGTTATCTTAAACACTTTAAGCTTCTGAGTGTTGCGGGTGCTTATTTTAAGGGTGATGAGACTCGCCCAATGCTTCAGCGCATTTATGGTGCGGCTTTTGCAACAAAAGAAGATTTGGACAAGTATCTTAAGTTTTTGGAAGAAGTCAAAAAAAGAGACCACAGAAAGCTGGGTAGACAGCTCGATTTATTCAGTATAAACGATGAAGTCGGACCCGGACTTATCATATGGCATCCAAAAGGTGCTATGCTCAGGTATCTAATAGAGGAGTTTGAAAGAAAAGAGCATCTAAAGAGAGGTTATGAGTTTGTCAAAGGTCCTGAGATATTGAGAACGGAGCTATGGAAGAGAAGCGGCCATTTTGACCATTACAGAGAGAATATGTATTTTACCGAGATAGACGGGCAGAGCTTTGGCATAAAGCCGATGAACTGTCTGGGGCATATTCAGGTTTACAAGTCGAAAAAGAGAAGCTATAGAGAGTTGCCAAAGCGTTATTTTGAACTTGGCGTTGTTCATAGACACGAAAAGAGCGGTGTATTGCACGGGCTTTTAAGAGTTAGGGAGTTTACACAGGATGATGCCCATATCTTCTGCAGGCCTGACCAGTTGAACGATGAGATAATAGGCGTTCTTGAGTTTGTTCAAGATGTTATGGATATATTTGGTTTTGAGTATGAGCTTGAGATTTCAACAAGGCCTGAGAACTCCATAGGAACGGATGAGCAGTGGGAGCTTGCAACCAATGCTTTGATAAATGCACTTGAGAATACAGGAAGAAAGTATGAGATAAACGAAGGCGATGGTGCGTTTTATGGGCCTAAGATTGATGTTAAGCTGAAAGATGCCATAGGGAGAAAGTGGCAGTGTGCAACGATTCAGTGTGATTTTACATTGCCTGAAAGGTTTGAGTTGACATATATAGATGAAGATGGCAAAGAGAAGCAACCCGTTATGGTGCATAGGGTTATTTTAGGCTCGATTGAGCGCTTTATTGCTATTCTGATTGAGAATTATGAAGGTGATTTTCCACTCTGGATTGCACCAGTGCAGGGCAGGATAATACCAGTTTCAGAGAAGCATCTTGACTATGCACATAGGCTTTATGAAGAACTGAAGGATAAAGGATTTAGGATTGAGCTTGAAGAGAGAAATGAAACTGTTGGTAAGAAGATAAGGTTTGCAGAAACGGAGAAGATTCCTTATGCTTTGATTGTTGGAGATAAGGAAGTTGAAAGCAACACGGTCTCTGTAAGGAGAAGAAAAGAAGGCGATCTGGGCTGTATGGATATAGATTCGCTTGTAGAGAAATGGAATAAGGAAATAGCAGACAGGAGGTGA